The following coding sequences lie in one Jonesia denitrificans DSM 20603 genomic window:
- a CDS encoding acetate/propionate family kinase: MSHATVLVINAGSSTIKYQLVDPTSGEAIAGGLVERIGESNGLVEHRYHGEEHSEELPITDHGHGLREVLRLFDTHGPRLADAHIVAVGHRVVQGGSVFPHPTVVDDDVVEKIRDLIPLAPLHNPGSVRGIEVARELFSDIPHVVVFDTSFFQTMPASAYTYALPKDLAAEHSIRRYGFHGTSHQYVSEQAALLLGRDLTSFNQIVAHLGSGASISAIAGGTAVDTSMGLTPLEGLVMGTRTGDMDPAIVLHLQRAAGLSIDEVNTLLNKESGLKGLCGNNDFREVLAMIEAGNQDAALAFDVYVHRLVKYIGSYMAVLGGLPEVITFTAGVGENNALIRERVADALAGFGVRIDKEANAVRSKEARIVSTPDSTVAVAVIPTNEELAIARQTLALVEA, translated from the coding sequence ATGTCACACGCAACAGTTCTTGTCATCAACGCCGGATCGTCCACGATCAAATACCAGCTCGTTGACCCCACCTCCGGTGAAGCAATCGCCGGTGGGCTTGTCGAACGCATCGGGGAAAGCAACGGCCTCGTCGAGCACCGTTACCACGGAGAAGAACACAGCGAAGAACTGCCCATCACTGACCACGGTCATGGTCTTCGCGAAGTCCTTCGCCTCTTTGACACCCACGGCCCACGCCTCGCCGACGCCCACATTGTTGCGGTAGGTCACCGAGTCGTTCAAGGCGGATCCGTCTTCCCTCACCCCACCGTTGTCGATGATGACGTTGTCGAAAAAATTCGTGACCTCATTCCCCTTGCCCCGCTCCACAACCCAGGAAGCGTGCGCGGCATCGAGGTGGCACGCGAACTGTTCTCCGACATACCCCACGTCGTTGTCTTCGACACGTCTTTCTTCCAAACGATGCCTGCCTCTGCGTACACCTATGCGCTGCCCAAGGACCTTGCCGCCGAACACTCCATCCGGCGATACGGATTCCACGGCACCAGCCACCAGTACGTCAGTGAACAAGCAGCGCTCCTCCTTGGACGCGACCTCACCTCGTTCAACCAGATCGTGGCACACCTCGGGTCCGGTGCGTCCATCTCAGCAATTGCCGGCGGAACCGCAGTCGACACGTCCATGGGACTTACTCCCTTGGAAGGGCTTGTCATGGGAACGCGCACGGGAGACATGGACCCCGCCATCGTTCTGCACCTGCAACGTGCCGCTGGGCTGAGCATCGACGAAGTCAACACCCTGCTCAACAAAGAGTCAGGGCTCAAAGGACTCTGTGGTAACAACGACTTCCGCGAAGTCCTCGCCATGATCGAGGCAGGGAACCAGGACGCAGCTCTCGCCTTCGACGTGTACGTCCACCGCCTTGTGAAGTACATCGGTTCCTACATGGCTGTCCTGGGAGGTCTTCCTGAGGTCATCACCTTCACCGCCGGGGTAGGAGAGAATAACGCCCTCATCCGCGAACGAGTTGCCGACGCGCTTGCCGGTTTTGGGGTGCGCATCGACAAGGAAGCCAACGCTGTGCGGTCTAAGGAAGCACGGATCGTGTCCACACCTGACTCCACCGTCGCGGTGGCTGTGATCCCCACCAATGAGGAACTCGCCATTGCCCGCCAGACTCTTGCTTTGGTGGAGGCGTAA
- the pta gene encoding phosphate acetyltransferase, which yields MSSKARSVYISSPEGETGKSTIALGVVDLLSRQVQRVGVFRPITRNGANSRDEVGERDYVLELLLAHDGVDLSYDQCTGATYAEVHHDPEAALANIVARYREMERNCDAVVIVGSDYTDVAGPTELAFNARIAANLGAPVLLVLSGNGRSPEGIRQLFDVSVSELSANYASVMGTIVNRCLTGSIPAVQQVFADVTVPTWTVPEEPFLTAPTVQQLMRAVGGELVNGDDELLGREVLDVLVGAMTFDHLLEKLVDGAVVITPGDRVDVLLGLLVAQTAKSFPSLAGIILNGGFYPPENVSRLLDDINPSVPIIHTSLGTFRTASAAASVRGRLSKEAQRKVDTALALFEQNIDSQAILAALEVQRPEAVTPLMFEYDLLARAREDKKHIVLPEGTDDRILRAASTLLQRQVADLTILGDEPLIRARATELGLDISDAQIINPKSGEMHERFAQEYAQLRAHKGVTVDRAREIVSSVSYFGTMMVQLGLADGMVSGAAHTTAHTIRPAFEIIKTVPDVSVVSSVFFMCLEDRVLVYGDCAVNPDPTAEQLADIAISSAQTAAQFGVSPRIAMLSYSTGDSGTGVDVDKVRAATEIVRERRPDLEVEGPIQYDAAVDASVAASKLPDSAVAGRATVFIFPDLNTGNNTYKAVQRSAGAVAVGPVLQGLRKPVNDLSRGALVQDIVNTVAITAIQAQNQPAS from the coding sequence GTGAGCAGCAAAGCCCGCAGCGTCTACATCTCCTCACCCGAAGGAGAAACCGGTAAATCAACAATCGCCCTCGGCGTCGTTGATCTCCTCAGCCGGCAAGTACAACGCGTCGGGGTGTTCCGCCCCATCACCCGCAACGGAGCAAACTCACGCGACGAAGTCGGCGAACGCGACTACGTTCTCGAGCTCCTCCTCGCCCACGATGGCGTCGACCTCTCCTACGATCAATGCACCGGCGCAACCTACGCCGAAGTCCACCACGACCCCGAAGCAGCTCTCGCCAACATCGTGGCCCGATACCGCGAGATGGAACGCAACTGCGACGCTGTGGTCATTGTTGGATCCGACTACACTGACGTTGCCGGCCCCACTGAGCTTGCCTTCAACGCCCGGATCGCAGCGAACCTGGGCGCCCCCGTCCTCCTCGTCCTGTCCGGAAACGGTCGGTCCCCAGAAGGAATCCGCCAACTCTTCGACGTCTCCGTCTCAGAGTTGAGCGCCAACTACGCCTCCGTCATGGGGACAATCGTCAACCGCTGCCTCACCGGCTCCATCCCCGCCGTGCAACAAGTCTTCGCCGATGTGACCGTCCCCACCTGGACAGTCCCGGAAGAGCCTTTCCTCACCGCACCCACCGTCCAACAACTCATGCGCGCGGTAGGTGGTGAACTTGTTAACGGTGACGACGAACTCCTGGGACGTGAAGTCCTCGACGTCCTCGTTGGAGCGATGACCTTCGACCACCTCCTCGAAAAGCTCGTCGACGGCGCCGTGGTCATCACCCCCGGTGACCGAGTCGATGTGCTTCTCGGACTGCTTGTAGCGCAAACCGCAAAGTCGTTTCCATCACTTGCAGGTATCATCCTCAACGGCGGGTTCTACCCCCCGGAAAACGTCTCACGCCTCCTCGACGACATCAACCCCTCCGTACCCATCATTCACACCTCACTGGGAACCTTCCGCACCGCTTCAGCCGCCGCATCTGTCCGCGGACGCCTGTCCAAAGAAGCGCAACGCAAAGTCGACACAGCCCTTGCCCTGTTCGAACAAAACATTGACTCCCAGGCGATCCTGGCTGCACTCGAAGTGCAACGACCAGAAGCCGTCACCCCCCTCATGTTCGAATACGATCTTCTTGCCCGGGCGCGGGAAGACAAAAAACACATTGTTCTCCCCGAAGGAACTGACGACCGTATCCTGCGCGCCGCATCCACACTGTTGCAACGTCAAGTCGCTGACCTGACCATCCTTGGTGACGAACCACTGATCCGAGCACGCGCCACCGAACTGGGCCTCGATATCTCAGATGCCCAAATCATCAACCCCAAATCCGGTGAGATGCATGAACGGTTCGCGCAAGAATACGCCCAACTCCGCGCCCACAAAGGCGTCACCGTTGACCGCGCCCGGGAAATCGTCTCCTCTGTGTCCTACTTCGGAACCATGATGGTGCAACTCGGGCTCGCAGACGGAATGGTGTCCGGTGCCGCACACACCACAGCACACACCATCCGCCCCGCCTTCGAAATCATCAAAACAGTTCCTGACGTATCCGTGGTCTCCTCCGTGTTCTTCATGTGCCTCGAAGACCGTGTCCTCGTCTACGGTGACTGCGCAGTCAACCCTGACCCCACAGCGGAACAACTCGCCGACATCGCGATCTCCTCCGCGCAAACAGCAGCACAGTTTGGGGTCTCCCCCCGCATTGCCATGCTCTCCTACTCAACAGGAGACTCCGGCACTGGTGTGGACGTCGACAAGGTCCGCGCAGCCACCGAAATTGTTCGCGAACGCCGCCCTGACCTCGAAGTTGAAGGCCCCATTCAGTACGACGCCGCAGTTGACGCCTCAGTTGCTGCCTCCAAACTGCCTGACTCTGCGGTCGCTGGGCGTGCAACCGTGTTCATCTTCCCCGACCTCAACACTGGGAACAACACGTACAAAGCAGTCCAACGCTCAGCCGGTGCTGTGGCTGTCGGCCCAGTTCTTCAGGGGCTACGTAAACCTGTCAACGACTTGTCGCGCGGCGCACTAGTCCAAGACATCGTCAACACCGTCGCGATCACCGCAATCCAAGCACAAAACCAGCCCGCCTCGTGA
- a CDS encoding SURF1 family protein encodes MATSSRDSEPVTLRAFVRQACAPRYLALLVVFLAVAALCARLGVWQLDRAFERAELSRVQEQAEAEAEQPPFLGEVLTPQTTFPGNLVGQRAVVTGEFVPETTRVVSGRTIGQGEGVLLVDALRVTDDGSAGASWAHLSQPPFLAVVRGWLPKDAVGDDGWLTDQWADVVVPPAGEVTVEGWLQASESTLPSDSAGVVVSSLSTAALANAWDAPGYGGYLVVIDSDPEQSDALTLLPRPTIEGGDGVNVQNFFYALQWWVFGLFAVALWSRLVVDAVKDQAVSVSQNPFAQLNAQAHDTGVGIDNNAPPRT; translated from the coding sequence GTGGCAACTTCTTCACGTGATAGCGAACCGGTGACCCTGCGTGCATTTGTCCGGCAAGCCTGTGCGCCCAGGTATCTTGCGCTCTTGGTCGTGTTCCTTGCTGTGGCGGCGCTCTGCGCCCGCTTGGGCGTGTGGCAGTTGGATCGTGCGTTTGAGCGCGCTGAGTTAAGCAGGGTTCAGGAACAAGCTGAGGCGGAGGCTGAGCAGCCACCGTTTCTCGGCGAAGTCCTCACCCCGCAAACAACGTTTCCTGGCAACTTGGTGGGCCAGCGTGCGGTGGTGACCGGTGAGTTTGTGCCTGAGACTACGCGTGTGGTGTCAGGGCGCACCATTGGCCAGGGCGAGGGTGTGTTACTCGTCGATGCGCTGCGTGTGACTGATGATGGTTCCGCTGGAGCGTCGTGGGCCCACTTGTCACAGCCACCTTTCCTGGCTGTTGTTCGAGGGTGGTTGCCCAAGGATGCTGTCGGGGATGACGGGTGGCTCACTGACCAGTGGGCTGATGTGGTGGTTCCACCAGCAGGGGAGGTCACCGTCGAAGGGTGGTTGCAAGCAAGTGAGTCAACTTTGCCTTCAGATTCGGCTGGTGTTGTGGTCTCGTCGCTGTCGACTGCCGCTCTCGCTAACGCGTGGGATGCCCCGGGTTACGGCGGGTATCTGGTCGTGATTGACAGTGATCCGGAGCAGTCTGATGCTCTGACATTGTTGCCCCGACCCACGATTGAGGGGGGTGACGGTGTGAACGTGCAGAACTTCTTCTATGCGTTGCAGTGGTGGGTGTTTGGACTGTTTGCCGTTGCGTTGTGGTCACGCCTGGTTGTTGATGCGGTGAAGGACCAGGCGGTGTCGGTGTCCCAGAACCCGTTTGCCCAGTTGAACGCGCAAGCCCACGACACAGGGGTCGGCATTGACAACAATGCACCACCACGCACATGA
- a CDS encoding ABC transporter ATP-binding protein, which yields MSHTETSPFLPVATGPQVREYATGMVRRNSRTLTLVIVLQTLGAIAGLAGPAVVGQLVDALTAGTTATYITTMVALLAGALLTQAVLVRFARLHAMVLGEKAFAELREDFLSTVTSLPLSIVERSGTGDLVSRTTHDINRVQHTVRFGVPQILVSTATVLMTLIATIAVSPPVALAVFAGSPLLIGVARWYLRRAAPRYLAESASYARTYADITETVDGAHTVETLNLASQRVALLEQDITNSIAAERRTVNLRTVLIPGMDFAFALAPITVLIWGAVMVSGGHATVGAVTTVLLYAIQMIGPIWDLVFWLDETQVAATSMARIIGVHHIAQDRTATGAHPSHEVINAHNVTYAYREGHNVLHSVSLALTPGERLAVVGPSGAGKSTLGRMLAGIHPPTAGTVTVGDVPLVDLTVNDLRTHVALVTQEHHVFVGTLAHNITLADPHATHHDARQALDAVGALSWVDELPEGLDTEVGSGGHPLSPAQAQQIALARLIILDPHTLILDEATSLLDPRAARDLERSMASVLTGRTVIAIAHRLHTAHDADRVAVVDGGKITELGSHDELVARQGSYANLWHSWQQDSVTSPPTSPRT from the coding sequence ATGTCACACACTGAAACCTCGCCTTTCCTCCCAGTCGCCACCGGACCCCAAGTCCGCGAATACGCCACTGGTATGGTGCGCCGCAACTCCCGGACGCTCACACTCGTCATTGTCCTCCAAACCCTGGGCGCAATCGCAGGTCTCGCTGGCCCTGCTGTTGTGGGACAGCTCGTGGACGCACTCACTGCCGGCACAACCGCCACGTACATCACCACAATGGTTGCGCTGCTGGCCGGTGCGCTTCTCACCCAAGCAGTCCTTGTCCGATTCGCACGACTTCACGCCATGGTTCTCGGGGAAAAAGCCTTCGCTGAACTACGTGAAGATTTCCTTTCCACCGTGACCTCCCTTCCCCTGTCTATCGTGGAGCGGTCCGGGACCGGTGACCTCGTGTCGCGGACCACCCACGACATCAACCGCGTCCAACACACCGTGCGGTTCGGTGTCCCCCAAATCCTGGTGTCAACGGCCACTGTCCTCATGACACTCATCGCCACGATCGCGGTGTCGCCCCCCGTGGCACTTGCTGTCTTCGCCGGAAGCCCCCTGCTCATCGGCGTGGCACGCTGGTACCTGCGTCGTGCCGCTCCCCGTTACCTCGCCGAATCAGCAAGTTACGCTCGCACCTACGCAGACATCACCGAAACAGTCGACGGTGCTCACACCGTCGAAACACTAAATCTCGCCAGCCAGCGGGTTGCCCTCCTCGAGCAGGACATCACGAACTCGATCGCTGCCGAACGCCGGACCGTGAACCTGCGCACCGTGTTGATCCCTGGGATGGATTTTGCTTTCGCGCTCGCCCCTATCACCGTGTTGATCTGGGGGGCGGTCATGGTCTCTGGCGGTCACGCTACAGTTGGTGCGGTCACGACCGTACTCCTTTATGCCATCCAAATGATTGGCCCCATCTGGGATCTTGTGTTCTGGCTTGACGAAACGCAGGTAGCTGCCACCTCCATGGCCCGCATTATCGGTGTGCACCACATTGCCCAAGACCGCACCGCAACCGGTGCGCACCCCAGTCACGAGGTCATCAACGCCCACAACGTCACTTACGCCTACCGTGAAGGACACAACGTCCTCCACTCGGTGTCCCTTGCCCTGACACCCGGGGAACGCCTGGCAGTTGTCGGCCCGTCCGGGGCCGGGAAATCCACCCTGGGGCGCATGCTCGCTGGTATTCACCCACCCACGGCAGGCACCGTCACAGTAGGAGATGTCCCGTTGGTCGATCTCACTGTCAACGACCTACGCACTCATGTTGCATTGGTCACCCAAGAACACCACGTGTTCGTCGGAACCCTCGCACACAACATCACACTGGCGGATCCCCACGCCACCCACCATGATGCTCGCCAGGCTCTCGACGCAGTAGGAGCATTGTCGTGGGTTGACGAACTCCCAGAAGGACTCGACACCGAAGTAGGTTCAGGGGGACACCCACTCAGTCCTGCTCAGGCTCAGCAAATCGCGTTAGCGCGACTCATCATCTTGGACCCCCACACCCTCATCCTGGACGAAGCGACCAGTTTGCTCGACCCGCGTGCAGCGCGCGACCTCGAACGATCCATGGCCTCAGTCCTGACCGGGCGCACGGTCATCGCTATCGCCCACCGGCTCCATACCGCACACGACGCTGACCGTGTCGCTGTTGTTGACGGTGGCAAAATCACCGAACTAGGTTCACATGACGAACTTGTTGCACGCCAGGGGTCCTACGCGAACCTGTGGCATTCTTGGCAACAGGACTCCGTCACCTCACCACCCACGTCGCCACGCACATGA
- a CDS encoding ABC transporter ATP-binding protein — MYTTVWTLTDKTPPASTLTSPTRYLVWLAGQQRRIIAISMVCGMISFLTQAVTPFAGGRAIDAGLDNGLTSTLMMWAGVMLAAALIQVIFGAIGHRHDTYSWIRAALTTSRLLGHTVATTGDAIRDELPTGEVVASVATDAHRIGDLYFQLARFFGSLATYVVVTIIMLATSPTLGIIIAIGLPAVALILTFLVRPLQRRQDNQREATGRLTSLGSDTVSGLRILRGIGGERVFTRQYHEQSQRVRTAGNKVAHLQSLMDGLQVLLPGGFVIIILWVGALEALAGRITPGQLVTFYGYAAFLTWPMQNLIMTVQVAIRTHVAASKVLRVLRVTNTVTDTGTRTQVPDDAILIDHTTGIQLPAATCAALVCEDPDVSATVLRRMARLHDTLEVHTPVSLDHVPLTEYTKDALRTAITVSESTPHIFSGTLREALTGRMTRPDDEIMHAIDLTACHDVLESVPDGLDSPLPEKGRSLSGGQRQRVALARALLTQSPRLLLIDPTSAVDAHTEARISAHIAAERAGKATLIATTSPLMLEHMDIIHVLDAHGTLLGSGTHHDLLTGDTPQARTYRATTTRTLTDEDTTHVTH, encoded by the coding sequence ATGTACACAACTGTGTGGACCCTGACTGACAAGACTCCCCCAGCCTCAACCCTCACCTCACCGACCCGGTACCTGGTGTGGCTTGCCGGGCAACAACGGCGCATTATCGCGATCTCCATGGTGTGCGGCATGATCAGCTTTCTCACCCAAGCGGTCACCCCATTTGCTGGCGGTCGTGCGATCGATGCAGGACTGGACAACGGGCTCACCTCAACCTTGATGATGTGGGCTGGGGTCATGCTCGCCGCGGCACTCATTCAAGTGATCTTTGGTGCGATCGGTCACCGCCATGACACCTACTCGTGGATCCGTGCTGCGCTGACCACCTCACGCCTTCTTGGGCATACCGTTGCCACCACGGGCGATGCCATCCGAGATGAACTCCCCACCGGTGAAGTTGTCGCATCTGTTGCCACAGATGCCCACCGTATTGGCGATCTGTACTTCCAACTTGCCCGGTTCTTTGGGTCGTTAGCCACCTATGTTGTTGTCACCATCATCATGCTTGCCACCTCCCCCACGCTGGGAATCATCATTGCAATTGGCCTGCCCGCAGTAGCTCTGATCCTCACCTTCCTTGTCCGTCCGTTGCAGCGCCGACAAGACAATCAACGAGAAGCCACGGGACGTCTCACCTCCCTTGGATCCGACACCGTCTCAGGTCTGCGAATCTTGCGCGGAATTGGTGGTGAACGCGTCTTTACTCGCCAATATCACGAGCAGTCCCAACGGGTCCGAACTGCCGGCAACAAGGTTGCGCATCTGCAATCCCTCATGGACGGGCTGCAAGTTCTCCTTCCCGGCGGGTTCGTCATCATCATCTTGTGGGTCGGCGCTCTCGAAGCACTCGCTGGACGCATTACGCCCGGCCAACTTGTCACCTTCTACGGATACGCCGCGTTCCTGACATGGCCGATGCAAAACCTCATCATGACCGTTCAAGTGGCTATTCGGACCCATGTGGCTGCATCAAAAGTGCTCCGCGTCCTGCGTGTCACCAACACGGTGACTGACACCGGTACCCGAACCCAAGTGCCTGATGATGCAATCCTCATCGATCACACCACCGGGATCCAGCTCCCTGCTGCCACCTGCGCTGCACTGGTGTGCGAAGACCCTGACGTGAGTGCCACCGTACTCCGCCGCATGGCACGACTCCATGACACGCTGGAAGTTCACACCCCGGTCTCCCTGGATCACGTGCCCCTCACCGAGTACACCAAAGACGCATTACGCACGGCCATCACCGTGTCCGAATCCACCCCCCACATCTTCTCCGGGACCCTGCGTGAAGCCCTCACTGGTCGAATGACCCGACCGGACGACGAGATCATGCACGCCATCGACCTCACTGCCTGCCACGATGTACTCGAATCCGTTCCCGACGGCCTCGACTCCCCCTTGCCAGAAAAAGGCCGGAGCTTATCCGGCGGTCAACGACAACGTGTTGCCCTAGCCCGGGCCTTACTCACCCAGTCTCCCCGTCTCCTGCTCATCGACCCGACCTCAGCAGTGGACGCACACACTGAAGCACGAATCTCAGCGCACATCGCCGCCGAACGTGCCGGGAAAGCCACACTCATCGCCACGACCAGCCCCCTCATGTTGGAACACATGGACATCATCCATGTGCTCGACGCACACGGCACGCTTCTGGGGTCTGGAACACACCACGACTTACTCACCGGCGACACACCCCAAGCCCGCACCTACCGCGCCACGACAACGCGCACCCTGACCGACGAGGACACCACCCATGTCACACACTGA
- a CDS encoding DUF3817 domain-containing protein has translation MVTNAMTDAQTQGERQNRIIDRAASALRRYQVMAYVTGVMLLLLTVEMLIIYAFQATHLKPYIAWIPFAHGWIYVVYLITVVDMWVKMRWDFTRLITMILGGVVPVMSFVVERRVTVDAHARLAAARDLARGVA, from the coding sequence ATGGTAACGAACGCCATGACGGATGCGCAGACACAGGGTGAACGCCAAAACCGCATCATTGATCGTGCGGCGTCAGCTCTTCGCCGCTACCAGGTGATGGCCTACGTGACCGGCGTGATGTTGCTCTTGCTCACCGTGGAAATGCTCATCATTTATGCGTTCCAGGCCACTCATCTGAAGCCGTACATTGCATGGATCCCGTTCGCGCACGGGTGGATTTATGTGGTCTATCTCATCACAGTGGTCGACATGTGGGTCAAAATGCGTTGGGACTTCACGCGACTCATCACCATGATCCTAGGCGGCGTGGTTCCAGTCATGTCGTTTGTGGTTGAGCGCCGGGTCACTGTTGACGCTCACGCTCGGCTGGCAGCAGCGCGTGACCTGGCACGAGGAGTAGCCTGA